From the genome of Scytonema hofmannii PCC 7110, one region includes:
- a CDS encoding glucose 1-dehydrogenase, whose translation MKGLKGKNVLVTGASSGIGQAIAVRFAQEGANVAINYRKSPEDAQDTEEMIERACGEIQGCGVENILVQADVSKEEDVVNMVGTVVEKFGSLDILINNAGIQIEGAAHEIKIEEFDRVFAVNLRGAYICAREALKHFLSRNGGGVIINISSVHEIIPKPKYVGYSVSKGGMENLTRSLALEYADKNIRVNAIAPGATITPINRSWINDPEAKAAVEQKIPMGRAGTSEEMAASVAFLASDEAAYITGQTLFIDGGLTLYPSFRENWSS comes from the coding sequence ATGAAAGGTTTAAAAGGCAAAAATGTATTAGTGACAGGTGCGAGTTCGGGGATTGGGCAAGCAATTGCAGTGAGATTTGCTCAAGAAGGGGCAAATGTTGCCATAAATTACCGCAAAAGCCCTGAAGATGCTCAGGACACAGAAGAAATGATAGAAAGGGCTTGTGGAGAGATTCAAGGGTGTGGAGTTGAAAATATTTTAGTTCAAGCTGATGTCTCTAAAGAAGAGGATGTCGTCAACATGGTAGGTACTGTTGTGGAGAAATTTGGCAGTTTGGATATTTTGATTAACAATGCAGGGATTCAAATTGAAGGAGCAGCCCATGAAATTAAAATTGAAGAGTTTGACCGAGTCTTTGCTGTAAATCTCAGAGGTGCCTACATATGCGCCCGTGAAGCGCTCAAGCATTTTCTTTCACGCAACGGTGGTGGTGTCATTATTAATATATCGAGTGTTCATGAAATCATCCCCAAACCAAAATATGTTGGATATTCCGTAAGTAAAGGGGGTATGGAAAACTTAACACGTTCCTTAGCTTTGGAATATGCAGATAAAAATATTCGGGTGAATGCAATTGCGCCAGGTGCAACCATCACACCAATTAATAGATCGTGGATTAACGATCCAGAAGCAAAAGCGGCAGTTGAACAAAAGATTCCTATGGGTCGTGCGGGAACTTCAGAAGAAATGGCAGCATCTGTAGCTTTTTTAGCATCAGATGAAGCTGCTTATATAACTGGGCAGACCTTATTTATTGATGGAGGATTGACCCTTTACCCCAGCTTCAGAGAAAATTGGTCGTCATAA
- the rppA gene encoding two-component system response regulator RppA gives MRILIVEDDSEQLEPLQGILSEAGYIVDGVEDGETAQWLLSQKQYDLLIIDWMLPSISGLSLCRQYRQAGKTAPVLMLTAKDTTLDKVTGLDAGADDYLVKPADLVELLARVRALSRRSPQWLGDSLQVGDLQLHLTRLTLERGQTTVELSPREAQLLEYLMRHPNQVLTRTQIEEALWEWGMEPESNALTVLVRKLRHRMQLVGAADWIKTIYGMGYSLKP, from the coding sequence ATGCGGATCTTAATTGTAGAAGATGACTCCGAACAATTGGAACCATTACAGGGTATACTGTCGGAAGCAGGATATATTGTGGATGGAGTTGAAGATGGGGAAACTGCACAATGGCTGTTGTCCCAAAAGCAGTACGATCTACTAATCATAGATTGGATGTTACCATCAATCAGTGGTTTAAGTTTGTGCCGCCAGTATCGTCAAGCAGGTAAAACCGCACCTGTACTGATGCTAACTGCTAAGGATACCACTTTAGATAAAGTAACAGGTTTAGATGCGGGTGCAGATGATTATTTGGTTAAACCAGCAGATCTTGTGGAACTTCTGGCGCGGGTACGTGCATTGAGCAGGCGATCGCCTCAATGGCTCGGAGACAGCCTCCAAGTAGGAGATTTGCAACTGCACTTAACTCGGTTAACACTAGAACGGGGTCAAACAACTGTAGAATTATCACCTCGCGAGGCTCAACTGCTAGAATATTTGATGCGTCACCCCAATCAGGTTTTAACCCGCACTCAAATTGAAGAAGCATTATGGGAATGGGGAATGGAACCTGAAAGCAATGCTCTGACTGTACTTGTTCGCAAATTGCGCCATCGCATGCAGCTAGTGGGTGCAGCAGACTGGATTAAAACTATCTATGGTATGGGTTATAGCTTGAAACCGTAA
- a CDS encoding phage holin family protein, with product MAGIVWTWLVTAVSFLIISRLPIGVEVDSFGKALIAAAVFGILNAILGPILTFFTFPFIILTLGLFFFILNAIIFGLAAYLVPGFRLRWGIWSALLGSFSLAIINSLLRLIAPMT from the coding sequence ATGGCTGGAATCGTTTGGACTTGGTTAGTGACTGCTGTCAGTTTTTTGATTATTTCTAGATTACCAATTGGAGTTGAGGTTGATAGCTTTGGTAAGGCACTAATTGCTGCTGCTGTTTTCGGAATTTTGAATGCCATTCTGGGTCCGATTTTGACCTTTTTTACCTTTCCTTTTATCATCCTTACGTTGGGTTTATTCTTCTTTATCCTGAATGCGATCATCTTTGGATTGGCGGCTTACCTAGTTCCTGGTTTTCGATTAAGATGGGGTATATGGAGTGCTTTGCTTGGTTCATTCTCTTTAGCAATTATCAATTCCTTATTGAGACTTATAGCGCCGATGACCTAA
- a CDS encoding class I SAM-dependent methyltransferase translates to MLKILIAIVSVTSLILMGCTQQRNFEIEAQIPASVVQPQQREADVPYVSTPEEVVNQMLKMANVSSKDVLYDLGSGDGRIPITAVQNYGVSRAIGVEINPQLVQQSRENAQKQGVSERVTFLQQDLFQTNLSDATVVTLYLLPRINRRLRPKLLKELKPGTRIVSHDFDMGNWKPDRVLQVKGPTRRHTIYYWVVPAKATINPLK, encoded by the coding sequence ATGCTGAAAATACTGATCGCAATTGTAAGCGTGACTAGCTTGATATTAATGGGTTGTACGCAACAGCGTAATTTTGAAATAGAAGCCCAAATACCTGCTTCCGTCGTACAACCCCAACAAAGAGAGGCTGATGTACCTTACGTATCAACGCCGGAAGAAGTGGTTAACCAAATGCTCAAAATGGCAAATGTGTCAAGCAAAGATGTGTTATACGACTTGGGTAGTGGTGACGGGCGAATTCCAATTACTGCTGTACAGAATTATGGCGTAAGTCGTGCAATTGGTGTAGAAATTAATCCTCAGTTGGTGCAGCAAAGTCGAGAAAATGCCCAAAAGCAGGGAGTGAGCGAGCGCGTAACTTTTTTACAACAAGATCTTTTCCAAACCAACTTGAGTGATGCAACAGTAGTCACGCTGTATCTGCTACCTAGAATTAATCGGAGACTGCGACCAAAGCTGTTAAAAGAGCTTAAGCCAGGTACGCGTATAGTCTCTCATGATTTTGACATGGGGAACTGGAAACCAGATCGTGTCCTACAGGTGAAAGGACCAACTCGCAGACATACAATTTATTACTGGGTCGTTCCAGCAAAAGCTACCATCAATCCTTTAAAATAA
- a CDS encoding cation:proton antiporter, whose product MTYLGMHLETWYQVLTEPLTFSVLFTAPITAPVPVFLIIMAIMLIAPLLFERFKLPGVVGLILAGMAVGPYGLHLLERDKTIILLGTVGLLFLMFMAGLETSLNDLKYNADKAVIFGMATFVLPMMFGTVAMLLLGYSFLASILVASCFASHTLLALPIVSKLGIMRSQAITATLGGTLITNVLALLVLAIVVKANQGSLNLSFWLFLIPSLSIYTFATLWGVPIVGRWFFRRFGHDEGAEFTFVLATLFVVSYAAELIEIEPIIGAFLAGIAITQLIPQLSPLMNRIQFIGNTLFVPFFLISVGMLINPTILMSEPRSLLVAGVMIVTEVISKFLAAWGPGKFFGFKFPSIMVMFGLSVAQAASTLAAITVAFQIKLVDQVTVNGIIAMILVTCIASPSITARWGQGIKLDDRTSTDDGKQPSDNPFAADRNLRILVPVANPDTENNLLQLALILAKKTGGTLLPLHIILDNQEPRTPDIKAQQNQLLAAAETAAHAAVTAVEAIGRVDDSVDKGILRTARERNADVIVCGWKGFSTYTENFFGSVIDNVVNHTIVPVIIARFSHPIKSTKQVFLAFTEIEISSPVFQHSVSLAQVLAVELKGSLQLLHVLPRTRHIPLNLEEMGLNSEVSVQRVRGNFIHKISMVVGKDDLLVLTAGTHSDTLGLPSVGIQPEAIARSHRDISLIVVHFPR is encoded by the coding sequence ATGACATATCTTGGAATGCATCTAGAAACCTGGTATCAAGTTCTCACGGAACCTTTGACTTTTTCAGTGTTGTTTACGGCTCCGATAACTGCTCCAGTGCCTGTTTTCCTCATAATTATGGCAATTATGCTAATTGCTCCGCTCTTATTTGAGCGGTTTAAACTTCCTGGAGTTGTTGGGTTAATTTTAGCAGGAATGGCTGTCGGTCCTTATGGATTACATCTTTTAGAAAGAGATAAAACAATTATATTGTTGGGTACAGTAGGATTACTCTTTCTGATGTTTATGGCAGGACTGGAAACTAGTCTGAATGACCTCAAGTACAATGCTGATAAAGCTGTTATCTTTGGAATGGCTACTTTTGTTCTTCCAATGATGTTTGGTACAGTAGCAATGCTACTTTTAGGGTATTCATTTCTAGCTTCTATATTGGTAGCATCTTGTTTTGCTTCTCACACACTATTGGCATTACCAATAGTGAGTAAGCTAGGAATTATGCGAAGTCAGGCCATAACAGCAACTTTGGGAGGAACTTTAATTACAAACGTATTGGCGCTTTTAGTTTTGGCAATTGTTGTTAAAGCAAATCAAGGTAGCCTTAATCTAAGTTTTTGGTTATTTCTGATTCCATCTTTAAGCATCTATACTTTTGCTACGCTCTGGGGAGTGCCTATAGTGGGACGATGGTTTTTTCGTCGTTTTGGTCATGATGAAGGAGCAGAATTTACATTTGTTTTGGCTACTTTATTTGTGGTTTCCTATGCAGCAGAATTGATTGAAATTGAGCCAATTATTGGGGCTTTTCTAGCTGGGATAGCTATTACTCAACTCATTCCTCAATTGAGTCCCTTAATGAATCGCATCCAATTTATTGGTAACACCTTATTTGTTCCATTTTTTCTCATTTCAGTAGGAATGCTTATCAATCCTACCATTTTGATGAGCGAACCTCGCTCTTTGTTAGTGGCGGGAGTGATGATAGTTACAGAAGTTATTAGTAAATTTTTGGCTGCATGGGGACCGGGTAAGTTTTTTGGTTTTAAATTTCCCAGCATCATGGTTATGTTTGGTCTTTCAGTGGCTCAAGCAGCATCAACATTGGCGGCAATTACTGTAGCTTTCCAGATTAAACTTGTAGATCAAGTTACTGTTAATGGCATTATTGCCATGATTTTAGTCACCTGTATTGCTTCACCTTCTATAACAGCACGTTGGGGTCAAGGTATCAAGTTAGATGACAGAACTTCAACGGATGATGGAAAACAGCCATCGGATAATCCCTTTGCCGCAGATCGAAATTTACGTATTTTAGTACCTGTTGCTAATCCTGATACTGAAAATAATCTACTTCAATTGGCTCTTATTTTGGCTAAAAAAACTGGGGGAACTTTACTACCTTTGCATATTATTCTTGATAATCAAGAGCCAAGAACGCCGGATATTAAGGCGCAACAAAACCAATTATTAGCTGCGGCAGAAACTGCTGCTCATGCTGCTGTTACAGCAGTTGAAGCGATTGGTAGAGTTGATGACTCAGTTGATAAGGGAATTTTGCGAACTGCTCGCGAACGCAATGCTGATGTTATTGTGTGTGGGTGGAAAGGTTTCTCCACTTATACAGAAAACTTTTTTGGTAGTGTGATTGATAATGTTGTCAATCATACAATTGTGCCAGTTATTATCGCTCGGTTTTCTCATCCTATTAAAAGTACAAAACAAGTTTTTTTAGCTTTTACTGAAATTGAGATATCATCTCCTGTTTTTCAACATTCAGTATCTCTAGCACAAGTTCTGGCAGTAGAACTTAAAGGATCGCTACAACTCTTACACGTGTTGCCCCGTACTCGGCATATACCTCTTAATTTAGAAGAAATGGGTTTGAATTCAGAAGTTTCTGTTCAGCGAGTACGAGGAAACTTTATTCATAAAATTTCTATGGTTGTAGGGAAAGATGATTTGCTGGTATTAACTGCTGGCACTCATTCCGATACATTGGGATTGCCGAGTGTGGGAATTCAACCAGAAGCGATCGCACGCTCTCATAGAGATATTTCTTTAATTGTTGTTCATTTTCCTCGATAA
- a CDS encoding phage holin family protein, producing MLILNFLLTWLVATASLLITAYIIPGFEFDSFNTAIVAALTLGLVNAFVRPIFFILTLPLTILTLGLFLFIVNALMLWLVGGLVPGFLVAGFVPALLGSIVLTVVSTVLELVVKNAT from the coding sequence ATGTTAATACTGAATTTCTTACTGACTTGGTTAGTTGCTACTGCATCGCTGTTAATTACAGCTTATATCATACCGGGCTTTGAGTTTGATTCTTTTAATACCGCTATAGTTGCTGCCCTAACTTTAGGACTAGTCAATGCATTTGTTCGACCTATTTTTTTCATTTTAACCCTTCCTCTAACCATTTTAACGTTAGGCCTATTTCTATTTATCGTTAATGCGCTAATGCTTTGGTTAGTAGGAGGTCTCGTTCCTGGTTTTCTAGTTGCTGGTTTTGTACCTGCTTTGTTAGGTTCAATAGTTCTGACTGTTGTTTCTACAGTGTTAGAACTAGTCGTCAAAAATGCTACTTAA
- a CDS encoding sensor histidine kinase produces the protein MFNRSRCNLACWFTITMGGILVAFAAVVYYLEVIESLEELDRLLYTKTRVMAASVKYELHNGYREVDLENVPLLGTNTQPPLDNQLVYARWYNAQKQLVQFFGATPGEQLATTNGFDTIKFSYNRVWLRQVTLPVYQNNALIGYLQVAMPLTSIENDLANFRLILSISVPTTLGIIAFAGWFLGGQAMQPIRESYSQLQRFTADASHELRSPLAAMMSNAQFGLLSTSKDPSQQHQRFQKIVDIAKSMSLLVDNLLFLARHQDRIPAEMLDEVDLKILLKKLVDDCAKQETAQHISLSCEFPSESITVQAEKDLLPIAVMNLLSNACKYTPSGGKVKLRLFTQSRQAVIQVADNGVGIPETDLPHIFERFYRVDKKRSRKTGGFGLGLAIAQQIVQVHGGKINVKSVVGQGTTFQIVLPITKV, from the coding sequence ATGTTCAACCGCAGCCGTTGCAATCTTGCTTGTTGGTTCACCATAACGATGGGTGGTATTTTGGTTGCGTTTGCAGCAGTGGTTTACTACTTGGAAGTCATTGAGTCTTTAGAAGAACTGGATCGATTGCTCTACACAAAAACGAGGGTAATGGCTGCAAGTGTAAAATATGAGCTTCACAACGGTTACAGAGAGGTAGACTTAGAGAATGTGCCGCTTTTGGGGACTAATACACAGCCACCCCTTGACAACCAACTCGTGTATGCACGTTGGTATAATGCCCAAAAGCAACTCGTACAATTTTTTGGTGCAACTCCTGGGGAGCAACTTGCAACCACAAATGGCTTTGACACCATCAAATTCAGTTACAATCGCGTGTGGTTGCGTCAAGTCACATTGCCTGTATACCAAAACAATGCCTTAATTGGTTATTTGCAAGTAGCAATGCCACTGACTTCTATTGAAAATGATTTAGCTAACTTCAGGCTGATTTTGTCGATTTCAGTACCGACAACTTTAGGTATCATCGCCTTTGCTGGTTGGTTTTTAGGTGGACAAGCAATGCAACCAATTCGTGAAAGCTACTCCCAACTACAGCGCTTCACAGCTGATGCTTCTCATGAATTGCGATCGCCTTTAGCTGCGATGATGAGCAATGCTCAATTTGGTTTACTCTCAACATCGAAAGATCCATCTCAACAACATCAGCGATTTCAAAAGATTGTTGATATTGCTAAGTCCATGAGTCTTTTAGTAGATAATTTGCTCTTTTTGGCACGACATCAAGATCGAATTCCTGCTGAGATGTTAGATGAAGTTGATTTGAAGATTCTTTTAAAAAAGCTAGTTGATGATTGTGCAAAACAAGAAACCGCACAACATATCAGTTTATCTTGTGAATTCCCTTCTGAGAGCATAACCGTGCAAGCTGAAAAAGATTTACTGCCAATTGCAGTTATGAATCTTTTAAGTAATGCATGCAAATATACTCCTTCTGGAGGAAAAGTTAAGTTGCGGCTGTTTACCCAATCACGCCAAGCAGTTATTCAAGTAGCAGACAATGGTGTTGGAATTCCTGAAACTGATTTACCCCATATTTTTGAGAGATTTTATCGAGTCGATAAAAAGCGATCGCGCAAAACAGGCGGGTTTGGTTTGGGGTTAGCTATAGCCCAACAAATAGTCCAAGTACACGGTGGTAAAATTAACGTTAAAAGTGTTGTTGGACAAGGGACAACTTTTCAAATTGTTCTGCCAATAACTAAAGTATAA
- a CDS encoding AI-2E family transporter gives MKLGQWIGFFTLVACLYILWQIRQLILLLFTAIVLATALNQLVLQIQKLHIKRSLAVFLSLFILIAFLVSFIWLIVPPFTKIRKKEEERGKKVGIFVYISKSNSLSSDKWVKSPCINP, from the coding sequence GTGAAACTTGGACAATGGATTGGTTTCTTTACTTTAGTAGCTTGCTTGTATATTCTTTGGCAAATTCGGCAACTGATTTTGCTGCTGTTTACAGCGATCGTATTAGCAACTGCATTAAATCAGCTTGTTCTACAAATACAAAAGTTACATATTAAGCGTTCTCTAGCAGTTTTTCTAAGTCTTTTTATCTTAATAGCATTTTTGGTTAGCTTTATCTGGCTGATAGTGCCGCCTTTTACCAAAATAAGGAAGAAGGAAGAGGAAAGAGGGAAGAAGGTTGGGATTTTCGTTTATATCTCAAAGTCTAACTCTCTTTCTTCTGACAAATGGGTCAAAAGCCCCTGCATTAATCCCTGA
- a CDS encoding cation-translocating P-type ATPase, with the protein MAASVTSQVQEHQWHNLLEREIARHLDTNLETGLTAAEVTKRQEHFGANELKGKPGKSPFVRFLLQFHQPLLYILLVAGAIKALLGQWVNAGVIWGVTLINAIIGFVQESKAESAIAALASSVETNATILRNSEKVQVPSTELVPGDIVLLASGDKVPADVRLIQARNLQVNESALTGESVAVEKDTQSLRPDTPLAERTNMAYAGSFVTFGSGRGVVVATGEATETGRISQLMEQGTSLKTPLTRKFDKFSKTLLYVILGIAALVFAVGLGYGYSWAEMFEAAVAFAVSAIPEGLPAVVTVTLAIGVSRMARRHAIVRKLPAVETLGGATVICSDKTGTLTENQMTVQAIYAGGKNFIVTGTGYSPIGQILLDENPVNWKNAPALKECLIAGLLCNDSHIEKKHDQWQVFGDPTEGALVAVASKVGLTRTDIEQKMPRLDAIPFESEFQYMVTLHESGSKENSLLRTIYVKGSVEAILNRCQQMLDSQGNLTPLEAETVHQEVDTMAHQGLRVLAFAKKYVSESHERVEHTDIKQDLIFLGLQGMIDPPRTEAVRAVQACQEAGIKVKMITGDHAVTAAAIASRMGFNKNGKVPAFTGSQLAQIEKHELATAVEDGVVFARVAPEQKLRIVEALQSKGEIVAMTGDGVNDAPALRQADIGIAMGGAGTEVAKEASDMILTDDNFASIEAAVEEGRTVYQNLLKAIAFILPVNGGESMTILISVLLARELPILSLQVLWLNMVNSITMTVPLAFEPKSEEVMKQPPRNPNQSLLSKSLVRRILIISVFNWILIFGVFEWIEQTTGNIDLARTMAIQALVVGRIFYLLSISKLGVAIINNLRGIRQKIEDARAIITGIICTVVLQIIFSQWSLMNNLFYTTPLNLNQWLFCLLVGLPMIAVAAIVNRIASLSIYAKNLHYR; encoded by the coding sequence ATGGCAGCATCAGTCACAAGTCAAGTACAAGAACATCAATGGCACAATCTACTTGAGCGGGAAATTGCTCGACATTTAGACACAAATCTAGAAACAGGTTTAACTGCTGCCGAGGTGACAAAACGGCAGGAGCATTTTGGTGCTAACGAACTTAAGGGCAAACCAGGAAAAAGCCCTTTTGTCAGATTCCTCTTGCAATTTCATCAACCTCTGTTATACATTTTGCTAGTTGCAGGTGCAATTAAGGCTTTACTCGGACAGTGGGTGAATGCTGGAGTGATTTGGGGTGTGACGCTGATTAATGCCATTATTGGTTTTGTACAAGAATCTAAAGCAGAAAGTGCCATTGCTGCTCTCGCTTCTTCAGTTGAAACAAACGCAACCATCCTACGCAACAGTGAAAAGGTACAAGTTCCTTCTACTGAACTAGTCCCAGGAGATATAGTACTCCTTGCATCTGGAGATAAAGTTCCAGCCGATGTACGTCTTATACAAGCACGAAATTTACAAGTCAATGAATCAGCCCTCACTGGCGAATCTGTTGCTGTTGAAAAAGATACGCAATCTCTCCGCCCCGACACACCTTTAGCAGAACGTACAAATATGGCTTATGCTGGCAGCTTTGTTACGTTTGGTAGTGGTAGAGGTGTAGTTGTTGCAACTGGAGAAGCAACGGAAACCGGGCGCATCTCTCAGTTAATGGAACAAGGAACCAGTTTAAAAACTCCCTTAACTCGTAAATTTGATAAATTTAGCAAAACCCTGCTGTACGTCATTTTAGGAATAGCAGCACTCGTATTTGCCGTTGGATTGGGATATGGCTACTCTTGGGCAGAAATGTTTGAAGCGGCTGTTGCTTTTGCAGTCAGTGCCATTCCAGAAGGATTGCCAGCTGTGGTGACAGTCACCTTGGCAATAGGTGTTTCCCGCATGGCACGGCGTCATGCTATTGTTCGCAAGTTACCCGCAGTAGAAACCCTCGGTGGTGCTACTGTTATTTGCTCGGATAAAACAGGGACTCTAACAGAAAACCAAATGACAGTACAAGCTATTTATGCAGGAGGCAAAAACTTTATAGTGACTGGTACGGGTTATTCTCCTATAGGACAAATTTTACTAGATGAAAATCCAGTCAATTGGAAGAACGCCCCCGCCCTTAAAGAATGCTTAATAGCTGGGTTGTTGTGTAATGATTCCCACATAGAAAAAAAACATGACCAATGGCAGGTTTTTGGCGATCCGACAGAAGGAGCATTAGTTGCTGTTGCGAGTAAAGTTGGACTCACTCGCACCGACATCGAACAGAAAATGCCCCGGCTTGATGCTATTCCATTTGAATCTGAGTTTCAGTACATGGTAACTTTGCATGAGAGCGGGAGTAAAGAAAACTCTTTACTAAGAACTATTTATGTTAAAGGTTCGGTAGAAGCTATTCTCAATCGCTGCCAACAAATGCTGGACTCTCAAGGAAATTTAACTCCCTTAGAGGCAGAAACCGTGCATCAAGAAGTTGATACGATGGCACATCAAGGTTTACGAGTGCTAGCTTTTGCAAAGAAATACGTGTCAGAATCTCATGAGAGAGTAGAGCATACAGACATCAAACAGGATTTGATTTTTTTAGGGTTGCAAGGAATGATCGATCCACCCAGAACAGAAGCGGTAAGGGCAGTGCAAGCTTGTCAAGAAGCTGGGATTAAAGTCAAGATGATTACCGGAGATCATGCTGTGACTGCAGCAGCAATTGCTTCTCGTATGGGGTTTAACAAAAATGGTAAAGTTCCTGCTTTTACAGGAAGTCAACTGGCCCAAATAGAAAAACACGAACTTGCTACAGCAGTGGAAGATGGGGTGGTATTTGCTCGTGTTGCACCAGAACAAAAACTTCGTATTGTTGAAGCACTACAGTCTAAAGGTGAAATCGTTGCCATGACGGGGGATGGTGTCAACGATGCACCAGCCCTCAGACAAGCAGATATTGGGATTGCAATGGGGGGTGCTGGTACTGAAGTTGCCAAAGAGGCTTCAGACATGATTTTGACAGATGATAACTTTGCCTCGATAGAAGCAGCCGTTGAGGAAGGGCGAACAGTTTACCAAAATTTACTTAAAGCGATCGCATTCATTCTTCCAGTTAACGGTGGTGAATCGATGACGATTTTGATTAGTGTACTGCTTGCTAGAGAGTTACCCATTTTATCTTTACAAGTGCTGTGGCTAAACATGGTGAATTCTATAACTATGACTGTACCCTTAGCTTTTGAACCAAAATCCGAGGAGGTGATGAAACAACCACCACGCAATCCCAATCAATCATTGCTCTCTAAAAGCTTAGTACGACGCATCCTGATAATTTCTGTCTTTAATTGGATTTTAATTTTTGGTGTATTTGAATGGATAGAGCAAACCACAGGAAATATTGACTTAGCTCGTACTATGGCAATTCAAGCTTTAGTTGTAGGAAGAATTTTTTATCTTTTAAGTATTAGCAAATTAGGGGTTGCCATTATCAATAATCTTCGTGGAATCAGACAAAAGATAGAAGATGCAAGAGCAATTATCACTGGAATCATTTGTACTGTAGTTTTGCAAATTATTTTTAGCCAGTGGAGTTTGATGAACAATTTATTTTATACTACACCATTAAACTTAAATCAATGGTTGTTCTGTTTGCTGGTGGGTTTACCAATGATTGCAGTAGCAGCGATCGTAAATCGTATAGCATCCTTGAGCATTTACGCGAAAAACTTACATTATAGGTAG
- a CDS encoding hemolysin family protein, translating into MLQLILVVIFVISGSALCSSVETALFSVSTLKVRQLAQSHNPSAVALLAIRENMNRPIATIVILNNIFNIIGSILTANIAAQVLGDIWLGVFSGVLTFLIIIFGEIIPKTIGERYAEQLAVVAALPVTGLSIVFTPLVWILETVTAPFTKGKKRPTTNEAEIKLLASIGQQEGMIQRDEAEMIQRVFRLNDLTASDIMTPRVILTHIRGNMTLAEAKTDIIASQHTRIIVVDDSIDEVIGFALKQTLLTAMVEGKNHQTIAELSRKVRFVPETIKADKLLKGFIDAHEHLAVVVDEYGNVAGVVTLEDVLEVITGEIVDETDKTVDMREIARKKRERMLESMGIK; encoded by the coding sequence ATGTTACAGCTGATTCTTGTTGTAATTTTTGTGATTAGCGGTTCGGCGCTTTGTTCTAGCGTAGAAACGGCGCTATTCTCTGTATCTACTTTAAAAGTACGCCAATTAGCTCAATCACACAACCCTTCGGCAGTGGCACTTTTGGCGATTCGTGAAAATATGAATCGACCGATAGCCACCATTGTGATACTCAACAACATCTTTAACATCATTGGTAGTATCCTGACAGCGAATATTGCCGCTCAAGTCTTAGGAGATATTTGGCTGGGTGTATTTTCAGGGGTATTGACCTTCTTGATTATTATCTTTGGTGAAATCATCCCAAAGACAATTGGAGAACGCTATGCAGAACAATTAGCTGTAGTTGCAGCTTTACCTGTTACCGGGCTTTCCATTGTCTTCACACCTCTAGTTTGGATTCTCGAAACCGTTACTGCACCCTTCACTAAAGGTAAGAAACGACCGACAACGAATGAGGCTGAAATCAAGTTATTAGCAAGTATCGGTCAACAAGAGGGGATGATTCAAAGGGATGAAGCAGAAATGATCCAACGGGTGTTTCGATTGAACGATTTAACAGCATCTGATATAATGACACCCCGAGTCATACTGACACACATACGTGGAAATATGACTCTTGCTGAGGCAAAAACGGACATCATCGCTTCACAACATACCCGAATTATTGTGGTTGATGACTCTATCGATGAAGTTATTGGATTTGCTTTAAAGCAGACTTTGCTAACAGCAATGGTAGAGGGGAAAAATCATCAAACAATTGCTGAACTGTCCCGCAAAGTTCGCTTTGTGCCTGAAACAATTAAAGCAGACAAACTTCTGAAAGGTTTTATAGACGCTCACGAACATCTAGCAGTGGTAGTGGATGAATACGGAAATGTTGCTGGTGTCGTTACCTTAGAAGATGTGCTAGAGGTGATCACGGGTGAAATCGTAGACGAGACTGATAAAACTGTGGATATGCGAGAGATCGCAAGGAAGAAGCGAGAAAGAATGCTGGAATCTATGGGCATCAAATAG